A genomic segment from Brienomyrus brachyistius isolate T26 chromosome 9, BBRACH_0.4, whole genome shotgun sequence encodes:
- the nes gene encoding nestin isoform X19 → MEVPSYMGTEKYQMLELNKRLETYLGRVKFLEEENKLLHGEVEALRQSKNQRVWKGQLEGELRKTREEVEAALREKDRVELEVSNLNEELQMLQLQRKKVAVARAETKKTVDESKKQLEEEHRGQIWLREKLAQLEKELQFHMEVHQEDVSLLQTQIIHTQYVPPHTYVQPQLLGLEDIKQEFSQRAARAWQEAAGSFQNQVQRLEDSLTQAKSRMAQVSQEKKESYLMAQCLAKELEAAQAKKELLEKNVSQQKDRQLKELQHLEVHLEALESEKAELSNQTAAILKDRHNLLQLKLSLGLEVATYRTLLDSESLRPRVSPKIYYQSASTSREVPKHQTIKQSLTPTISVKPGRRSEMTAPTMAPASLQAPKVNPNEKSIRSEMTNNEEDGWCAESPGSPGWSTHYSKADVIDSSLSGDVRAVEADEGEDHAYALSEQMAQELRATVISLDTSVTETSAIRETHIKEMEEECNLEIAGLEKNLTKQPSLAGEELDQDSKNTLKCLTVTPQFAVDIKGLLSSEQTLDVSEKENPDALKADQLEDNFSDRPVEEVSEMTEKYLPVEAVDESLLVWGEKQVGSEEVNGMESMTSGSKSEPESERELELETIPNETDSFGFEALVSNQSNSAELMLDEKTAEESQSSMTEVKGMQFSEEISLNHRQTTTSYEESKDNVGSMAHQQVDELTLEECRTCELKGCVRKLEEENAGDVAEQTCDNGERDEEKIDGVMEVGEENQSFHTSTLIFECPRVEKTNEQQVHLFTNAEQQEFSDNDDVSNATNSWRTGGDLDSTDSYALENTLADTRPLIRYRSDETDMNTQASHLGETDSSEDEEQESGAGIFEKEKRYSLGSRGDRMIEDLIEEPEWEEIQKSENAGCFNNRETDTSQIEEDDGHGIDKIEEKEIHFEGNVGCLESDGKSVLEIDRKAMLSEENIDLDQAEQDRALGNKAYDQTNLNKDMGDHVDGIVSTGSTDTKADLEKYCYDKATPLSSMEVDSNFLPQETDSTDIKADLEKDGEDDPTTQINWEVDSNFLPQATDSTDIKADLDKDSEDDPTTQINLEVDSNFLPQATDSTDIKADLEKDSEDDPTTQINLEMDSNFLPQATDSTDIKADLEKDSEDDPTTQINLEVDSNFLPQATDSTDIKADLEKDSEDDPTTQINWEMDSNFLPQATDSTDIKADLEKDSEDDPTTQINWEVDTNFLPQATDLTDIKADLEKDSEDDPTTQINWEVDTNFLPQATDSADIKEDLEKDSEDDPTTQINWEVDTNFLPQATDSTDIKADLEKDSEDDPTTQINWEVDTNFLPQETDSTDIKADLEKDSEDDPTTQINWEVDSNFLPQPTDSTDIKADLEKDSEDDPTTQINWEVDTNFLPQETDSTDIKADLEKDSEDDPTTQINLEMDSNFLPQATDSTDIKADLEKDSEDDPTTQINLEMDSNFLPQATDSTDIKADLEKDSEDDPTTQINLEAESKFLPQETDSTDIKADLEKDSEDDPTTQINLEADSNFLPQQGTIECEEFMEPKSHASCDSETNLVNPVNINSEESSGNLSDNEEGIRKESFVENFTISSYGQSPSTENDNTSEILHSQTVTSDEGSEKVLKSEVTEMRPEQKEEDGENSSMLTNVDFNDDLSLHSEITSIAEVLEHTAISDLEDSYSSEDDSPNASQSLKSINQEDISENHKEKETMTCSVNDSGLIGGTEKHFPKLSSTSIENAWGSSDHIQDDKRGILGTDLKASDQFIQSDENIKEYFSYTEQKYGESKASEQQNGNDHDSETKEDEIFTAEVEGLPRIHEKCTELFSATLNEEFWNSNGKMGAFFHPQECGNSECVHTHPNQNAENTENMLETKQCTELRLKEAQSHGLPVQEQIPAHIEQLLYENMERDKKHSEESLEEEDSWSGGED, encoded by the exons ATGGAGGTCCCCAGCTACATGGGAACTGAGAAGTACCAGATGCTGGAGCTCAACAAGCGTTTGGAGACATACCTGGGCAGGGTGAAGTTCCTTGAGGAGGAGAACAAGCTGCTACATGGGGAAGTTGAGGCTCTGAGGCAGAGTAAGAACCAGCGGGTCTGGAAAGGACAGCTGGAGGGTGAGCTGAGGAAGACCAGGGAGGAAGTGGAGGCAGCTTTGAGGGAGAAGGACAGGGTGGAGCTCGAAGTAAGCAATCTTAATGAGGAGCTGCAGATGCTTCAGCTACAGAGGAAGAAGGTGGCAGTTGCCCGGGCTGAGACCAAGAAGACAGTAGATGAAAGTAAGAAACAACTGGAGGAGGAACATAGAGGCCAGATCTGGCTACGAGAGAAGCTGGCTCAACTGGAGAAAGAGCTGCAGTTCCACATGGAGGTCCACCAAGAGGATGTCTCACTCCTGCAAACCCAGATAATCCACACCCAGTATGTCCCTCCTCATACTTATGTTCAACCACAGCTACTTGGCCTTGAGGACATAAAGCAAGAGTTCTCCCAGAGGGCTGCCCGGGCATGGCAGGAGGCAGCGGGATCATTTCAGAACCAGGTTCAGCGTCTGGAAGACTCTCTGACCCAGGCCAAGTCTCGTATGGCCCAGGTGAGCCAAGAGAAGAAGGAGAGCTACTTGATGGCCCAGTGCCTAGCCAAGGAGCTGGAAGCAGCCCAGGCCAAGAAGGAGCTCCTTGAGAAGAACGTTTCTCAACAGAAGGACAGGCAGCTGAAAGAGCTCCAGCACCTAGAG GTGCATCTGGAGGCCCTGGAAAGCGAGAAAGCAGAGCTTAGTAACCAGACTGCGGCTATTCTGAAGGACAGACACAACCTGCTGCAGCTGAAGCTGTCGCTGGGGCTGGAGGTGGCCACATACAG AACTCTACTAGACAGTGAGAGTCTGAGACCACGTGTGTCTCCCAAAATTTACTACCAGAGTGCCAGCACTTCCC GTGAAGTGCCAAAGCATCAGACTATTAAACAAAGCCTTACCCCCACCATTTCAGTAAAGCCTGGGAGGAGGTCTGAGATGACTGCACCAACAATGGCCCCAGCAAGCCTTCAGGCCCCAAAAGTCAACCCTAACGAAAAGTCCATCAGATCTGAAATGACAAATAATGAGGAAGATGGATGGTGTGCAGAGTCACCCGGTTCTCCAGGTTGGTCAACACATTACTCAAAAGCAGATGTGATTGACAGCAGTTTAAGTGGAGATGTAAGAGCCGTTGAGGCCGATGAGGGGGAGGACCATGCCTACGCTCTCTCTGAGCAAATGGCACAAGAATTAAGAGCCACTGTAATTAGTCTAGACACATCTGTCACCGAGACGTCTGCCATCAGGGAAACGCACATTAAAGAAATGGAGGAGGAATGTAATTTAGAGATCGCTGGGCTCGAAAAAAATCTGACAAAGCAGCCGTCCCTTGCAGGAGAAGAGTTAGACCAGGAttcaaaaaacacattaaaatgtttGACAGTGACACCCCAATTCGCTGTTGACATCAAAGGGCTCCTTAGCTCTGAACAAACACTTGatgtttctgaaaaagaaaatccAGATGCTTTGAAGGCCGATCAACTGGAAGACAACTTTAGTGACAGACCTGTAGAGGAGGTCTCTGAAATGACTGAAAAGTACCTTCCAGTTGAAGCTGTAGATGAATCATTGTTAGTATGGGGTGAAAAACAAGTAGGGTCAGAGGAGGTTAATGGAATGGAAAGCATGACATCGGGATCTAAGTCAGAACCAGAATCAGAAAGAGAATTAGAACTGGAAACCATCCCAAATGAGACAGATTCCTTTGGCTTTGAGGCTTTAGTTAGTAATCAGTCCAACTCTGCGGAGTTAATGCTGGATGAGAAAACTGCAGAAGAATCACAGTCATCTATGACAGAAGTAAAGGGTATGCAGTTTTCGGAAGAGATTTCTTTGAATCACAGGCAGACAACAACATCTTATGAAGAAAGTAAGGACAATGTGGGGAGCATGGCCCACCAGCAAGTGGACGAACTGACTCTGGAAGAATGTAGAACTTGTGAACTGAAGGGATGCGTACGTAAATTAGAGGAAGAGAATGCAGGAGATGTAGCAGAACAGACGTGTGATAATGGGGAGAGAGATGAGGAAAAAATAGATGGAGTGATGGAGGTAGGAGAAGAAAATCAGAGTTTCCACACCAGCACTTTGATTTTCGAGTGCCCAAGAGTAGAGAAAACTAATGAACAGCAAGTGCATTTATTCACCAATGCGGAGCAACAAGAATTCTCTGACAATGACGACGTTTCGAATGCCACCAATTCATGGAGAACAGGGGGAGATCTTGACAGCACTGATAGCTATGCTTTGGAGAACACGCTTGCCGACACCCGTCCCTTGATCCGATACAGGAGTGATGAGACAGACATGAACACTCAAGCATCACACTTAGGCGAGACCGActccagtgaggatgaagaACAAGAGTCAGGAGCGGGAATttttgaaaaggaaaaaaggtACAGCCTCGGTTCTAGAGGCGACCGGATGATAGAGGATCTCATTGAAGAGCCAGAATGGGAGGAGATACAAAAGAGCGAGAATGCAGGCTGCTTTAATAATAGAGAGACTGATACAAGTCAAATAGAGGAGGATGATGGTCACGGAATTGATAAAATTGAAGAGAAAGAGATACATTTTGAAGGCAATGTTGGATGTTTGGAATCTGATGGAAAATCTGTACTGGAGATAGACAGGAAAGCAATGTTAAGTGAAGAGAATATAGACCTAGATCAAGCAGAACAGGACAGGGCTCTTGGAAATAAGGCATATGACCAGACAAACCTGAATAAGGACATGGGTGATCATGTTGATGGAATCGTAAGTACAGGTTCAACTGACACCAAAGCAGATTTAGAAAAATATTGTTATGATAAAGCCACACCCCTAAGTAGTATGGAGGTGGACAGCAATTTTCTACCACAAGAAACAGACTCAACTGATATCAAAGCAGATTTAGAGAAAGACGGTGAAGATGACCCCACAACCCAAATTAATTGGGAGGTGGACAGCAATTTTCTACCACAAGCAACAGATTCAACTGATATCAAAGCAGACTTAGACAAAGACAGTGAAGATGACCCCACaacccaaattaatttggaggtGGACAGCAATTTTCTACCACAAGCAACAGATTCAACTGATATCAAAGCAGATTTAGAGAAAGACAGTGAAGATGACCCCACaacccaaattaatttggagatGGACAGCAATTTTCTACCACAAGCAACAGATTCAACTGATATCAAAGCAGATTTAGAGAAAGACAGTGAAGATGACCCCACaacccaaattaatttggaggtGGACAGCAATTTTCTACCACAAGCAACAGATTCAACTGATATCAAAGCAGATTTAGAGAAAGACAGTGAAGATGACCCCACAACCCAAATTAATTGGGAG ATGGACAGCAATTTTCTACCACAAGCAACAGATTCAACTGATATCAAAGCAGATTTAGAGAAAGACAGTGAAGATGACCCCACAACCCAAATTAATTGGGAGGTGGACACCAATTTTCTACCACAAGCAACAGATTTAACTGATATCAAAGCAGATTTAGAGAAAGACAGTGAAGATGACCCCACAACCCAAATTAATTGGGAGGTGGACACCAATTTTCTACCACAAGCAACAGATTCAGCTGATATCAAAGAAGATTTAGAGAAAGACAGTGAAGATGACCCCACAACCCAAATTAATTGGGAG gtGGACACCAATTTTCTACCACAAGCAACAGATTCAACTGATATCAAAGCAGATTTAGAGAAAGACAGTGAAGATGACCCCACAACCCAAATTAATTGGGAGGTGGACACCAATTTTCTACCACAAGAAACAGATTCAACTGATATCAAAGCAGATTTAGAGAAAGACAGTGAAGATGACCCCACAACCCAAATTAATTGGGAGGTGGACAGCAATTTTCTACCACAACCAACAGATTCAACTGATATCAAAGCAGATTTAGAGAAAGACAGTGAAGATGACCCCACAACCCAAATTAATTGGGAGGTGGACACCAATTTTCTACCACAAGAAACAGATTCAACTGATATCAAAGCAGATTTAGAGAAAGACAGTGAAGATGACCCCACaacccaaattaatttggagatGGACAGCAATTTTCTACCACAAGCAACAGATTCAACTGATATCAAAGCAGATTTAGAGAAAGACAGTGAAGATGACCCCACaacccaaattaatttggagatGGACAGCAATTTTCTACCACAAGCAACAGATTCAACTGATATCAAAGCAGATTTAGAGAAAGACAGTGAAGATGACCCCACaacccaaattaatttggaggcGGAGAGCAAGTTTCTACCACAAGAAACAGATTCAACTGATATCAAAGCAGATTTAGAGAAAGACAGTGAAGATGACCCCACaacccaaattaatttggaggcGGACAGCAATTTTCTGCCACAGCAAGGAACTATAGAATGTGAGGAATTCATGGAGCCAAAGAGTCATGCCAGCTGTGACAGTGAAACAAACCTtgtcaatcctgttaatatcaACAGTGAAGAAAGCTCAGGGAATTTGTCAGACAATGAGGAAGGTATCAGAAAAGAATCATTTGTTGAGAACTTCACGATATCATCATATGGGCAGTCACCATCCACTGAAAATGACAACACCAGTGAGATATTACATTCACAAACTGTGACTTCAGACGAAGGGTCAGAAAAAGTGCTGAAAAGTGAGGTAACGGAAATGCGTCCTGAGCAGAAAGAGGAGGATGGCGAGAACTCATCCATGCTAACAAATGTGGATTTCAACGATGATCTCTCATTGCACAGTGAGATCACAAGCATCGCAGAAGTTCTAGAACATACTGCCATATCAGACTTAGAGGATTCGTACAGTTCTGAAGATGACTCACCCAATGCCAGTCAGTCATTAAAATCTATCAATCAGGAGGACATCTCTGAAAATCACAAAGAGAAGGAAACAATGACATGTTCTGTGAATGATTCTGGATTAATAGGAGGGACAGAGAAGCATTTTCCAAAATTATCCAGCACCTCTATAGAAAATGCCTGGGGCAGCAGTGATCACATCCAAGATGATAAGAGGGGGATTCTAGGCACAGATTTAAAGGCATCTGaccagtttatccaaagtgacgaaaacataaaagaatacttttcatACAccgagcaaaaatatggagagTCAAAAGCTTCGGAACAGCAAAATGGAAACGATCATGATAGTGAAACAAAGGAAGATGAGATCTTCACAGCAGAAGTTGAGGGACTTCCCCGAATACATGAAAAATGCACAGAGTTGTTCAGCGCCACTCTTAATGAAGAGTTCTGGAATTCTAATGGAAAGATGGGAGCCTTCTTTCATCCACAGGAGTGTGGGAATTCGGAATGCGTTCACACGCACCCTAATCAGAACGCGGAAAATACAGAGAACATGCTAGAAACAAAACAATGCACAGAATTAAGACTAAAGGAGGCTCAATCACACGGTCTACCAGTGCAAGAGCAGATCCCGGCTCACATCGAGCAGCTATTGTACGAAAACATGGAAAGAGACAAGAAACATTCTGAAGAATCTCTGGAAGAGGAAgactcctggtctggtggagaAGATTAG
- the nes gene encoding nestin isoform X34 — translation MEVPSYMGTEKYQMLELNKRLETYLGRVKFLEEENKLLHGEVEALRQSKNQRVWKGQLEGELRKTREEVEAALREKDRVELEVSNLNEELQMLQLQRKKVAVARAETKKTVDESKKQLEEEHRGQIWLREKLAQLEKELQFHMEVHQEDVSLLQTQIIHTQYVPPHTYVQPQLLGLEDIKQEFSQRAARAWQEAAGSFQNQVQRLEDSLTQAKSRMAQVSQEKKESYLMAQCLAKELEAAQAKKELLEKNVSQQKDRQLKELQHLEVHLEALESEKAELSNQTAAILKDRHNLLQLKLSLGLEVATYRTLLDSESLRPRVSPKIYYQSASTSREVPKHQTIKQSLTPTISVKPGRRSEMTAPTMAPASLQAPKVNPNEKSIRSEMTNNEEDGWCAESPGSPGWSTHYSKADVIDSSLSGDVRAVEADEGEDHAYALSEQMAQELRATVISLDTSVTETSAIRETHIKEMEEECNLEIAGLEKNLTKQPSLAGEELDQDSKNTLKCLTVTPQFAVDIKGLLSSEQTLDVSEKENPDALKADQLEDNFSDRPVEEVSEMTEKYLPVEAVDESLLVWGEKQVGSEEVNGMESMTSGSKSEPESERELELETIPNETDSFGFEALVSNQSNSAELMLDEKTAEESQSSMTEVKGMQFSEEISLNHRQTTTSYEESKDNVGSMAHQQVDELTLEECRTCELKGCVRKLEEENAGDVAEQTCDNGERDEEKIDGVMEVGEENQSFHTSTLIFECPRVEKTNEQQVHLFTNAEQQEFSDNDDVSNATNSWRTGGDLDSTDSYALENTLADTRPLIRYRSDETDMNTQASHLGETDSSEDEEQESGAGIFEKEKRYSLGSRGDRMIEDLIEEPEWEEIQKSENAGCFNNRETDTSQIEEDDGHGIDKIEEKEIHFEGNVGCLESDGKSVLEIDRKAMLSEENIDLDQAEQDRALGNKAYDQTNLNKDMGDHVDGIVSTGSTDTKADLEKYCYDKATPLSSMEVDSNFLPQETDSTDIKADLEKDGEDDPTTQINWEVDSNFLPQATDSTDIKADLDKDSEDDPTTQINLEVDSNFLPQATDSTDIKADLEKDSEDDPTTQINLEMDSNFLPQATDSTDIKADLEKDSEDDPTTQINLEVDSNFLPQATDSTDIKADLEKDSEDDPTTQINWEMDSNFLPQATDSTDIKADLEKDSEDDPTTQINWEVDTNFLPQATDLTDIKADLEKDSEDDPTTQINWEVDTNFLPQATDSADIKEDLEKDSEDDPTTQINWEVDSNFLPQPTDSTDIKADLEKDSEDDPTTQINWEVDTNFLPQETDSTDIKADLEKDSEDDPTTQINLEMDSNFLPQATDSTDIKADLEKDSEDDPTTQINLEMDSNFLPQATDSTDIKADLEKDSEDDPTTQINLEAESKFLPQETDSTDIKADLEKDSEDDPTTQINLEADSNFLPQQGTIECEEFMEPKSHASCDSETNLVNPVNINSEESSGNLSDNEEGIRKESFVENFTISSYGQSPSTENDNTSEILHSQTVTSDEGSEKVLKSEVTEMRPEQKEEDGENSSMLTNVDFNDDLSLHSEITSIAEVLEHTAISDLEDSYSSEDDSPNASQSLKSINQEDISENHKEKETMTCSVNDSGLIGGTEKHFPKLSSTSIENAWGSSDHIQDDKRGILGTDLKASDQFIQSDENIKEYFSYTEQKYGESKASEQQNGNDHDSETKEDEIFTAEVEGLPRIHEKCTELFSATLNEEFWNSNGKMGAFFHPQECGNSECVHTHPNQNAENTENMLETKQCTELRLKEAQSHGLPVQEQIPAHIEQLLYENMERDKKHSEESLEEEDSWSGGED, via the exons ATGGAGGTCCCCAGCTACATGGGAACTGAGAAGTACCAGATGCTGGAGCTCAACAAGCGTTTGGAGACATACCTGGGCAGGGTGAAGTTCCTTGAGGAGGAGAACAAGCTGCTACATGGGGAAGTTGAGGCTCTGAGGCAGAGTAAGAACCAGCGGGTCTGGAAAGGACAGCTGGAGGGTGAGCTGAGGAAGACCAGGGAGGAAGTGGAGGCAGCTTTGAGGGAGAAGGACAGGGTGGAGCTCGAAGTAAGCAATCTTAATGAGGAGCTGCAGATGCTTCAGCTACAGAGGAAGAAGGTGGCAGTTGCCCGGGCTGAGACCAAGAAGACAGTAGATGAAAGTAAGAAACAACTGGAGGAGGAACATAGAGGCCAGATCTGGCTACGAGAGAAGCTGGCTCAACTGGAGAAAGAGCTGCAGTTCCACATGGAGGTCCACCAAGAGGATGTCTCACTCCTGCAAACCCAGATAATCCACACCCAGTATGTCCCTCCTCATACTTATGTTCAACCACAGCTACTTGGCCTTGAGGACATAAAGCAAGAGTTCTCCCAGAGGGCTGCCCGGGCATGGCAGGAGGCAGCGGGATCATTTCAGAACCAGGTTCAGCGTCTGGAAGACTCTCTGACCCAGGCCAAGTCTCGTATGGCCCAGGTGAGCCAAGAGAAGAAGGAGAGCTACTTGATGGCCCAGTGCCTAGCCAAGGAGCTGGAAGCAGCCCAGGCCAAGAAGGAGCTCCTTGAGAAGAACGTTTCTCAACAGAAGGACAGGCAGCTGAAAGAGCTCCAGCACCTAGAG GTGCATCTGGAGGCCCTGGAAAGCGAGAAAGCAGAGCTTAGTAACCAGACTGCGGCTATTCTGAAGGACAGACACAACCTGCTGCAGCTGAAGCTGTCGCTGGGGCTGGAGGTGGCCACATACAG AACTCTACTAGACAGTGAGAGTCTGAGACCACGTGTGTCTCCCAAAATTTACTACCAGAGTGCCAGCACTTCCC GTGAAGTGCCAAAGCATCAGACTATTAAACAAAGCCTTACCCCCACCATTTCAGTAAAGCCTGGGAGGAGGTCTGAGATGACTGCACCAACAATGGCCCCAGCAAGCCTTCAGGCCCCAAAAGTCAACCCTAACGAAAAGTCCATCAGATCTGAAATGACAAATAATGAGGAAGATGGATGGTGTGCAGAGTCACCCGGTTCTCCAGGTTGGTCAACACATTACTCAAAAGCAGATGTGATTGACAGCAGTTTAAGTGGAGATGTAAGAGCCGTTGAGGCCGATGAGGGGGAGGACCATGCCTACGCTCTCTCTGAGCAAATGGCACAAGAATTAAGAGCCACTGTAATTAGTCTAGACACATCTGTCACCGAGACGTCTGCCATCAGGGAAACGCACATTAAAGAAATGGAGGAGGAATGTAATTTAGAGATCGCTGGGCTCGAAAAAAATCTGACAAAGCAGCCGTCCCTTGCAGGAGAAGAGTTAGACCAGGAttcaaaaaacacattaaaatgtttGACAGTGACACCCCAATTCGCTGTTGACATCAAAGGGCTCCTTAGCTCTGAACAAACACTTGatgtttctgaaaaagaaaatccAGATGCTTTGAAGGCCGATCAACTGGAAGACAACTTTAGTGACAGACCTGTAGAGGAGGTCTCTGAAATGACTGAAAAGTACCTTCCAGTTGAAGCTGTAGATGAATCATTGTTAGTATGGGGTGAAAAACAAGTAGGGTCAGAGGAGGTTAATGGAATGGAAAGCATGACATCGGGATCTAAGTCAGAACCAGAATCAGAAAGAGAATTAGAACTGGAAACCATCCCAAATGAGACAGATTCCTTTGGCTTTGAGGCTTTAGTTAGTAATCAGTCCAACTCTGCGGAGTTAATGCTGGATGAGAAAACTGCAGAAGAATCACAGTCATCTATGACAGAAGTAAAGGGTATGCAGTTTTCGGAAGAGATTTCTTTGAATCACAGGCAGACAACAACATCTTATGAAGAAAGTAAGGACAATGTGGGGAGCATGGCCCACCAGCAAGTGGACGAACTGACTCTGGAAGAATGTAGAACTTGTGAACTGAAGGGATGCGTACGTAAATTAGAGGAAGAGAATGCAGGAGATGTAGCAGAACAGACGTGTGATAATGGGGAGAGAGATGAGGAAAAAATAGATGGAGTGATGGAGGTAGGAGAAGAAAATCAGAGTTTCCACACCAGCACTTTGATTTTCGAGTGCCCAAGAGTAGAGAAAACTAATGAACAGCAAGTGCATTTATTCACCAATGCGGAGCAACAAGAATTCTCTGACAATGACGACGTTTCGAATGCCACCAATTCATGGAGAACAGGGGGAGATCTTGACAGCACTGATAGCTATGCTTTGGAGAACACGCTTGCCGACACCCGTCCCTTGATCCGATACAGGAGTGATGAGACAGACATGAACACTCAAGCATCACACTTAGGCGAGACCGActccagtgaggatgaagaACAAGAGTCAGGAGCGGGAATttttgaaaaggaaaaaaggtACAGCCTCGGTTCTAGAGGCGACCGGATGATAGAGGATCTCATTGAAGAGCCAGAATGGGAGGAGATACAAAAGAGCGAGAATGCAGGCTGCTTTAATAATAGAGAGACTGATACAAGTCAAATAGAGGAGGATGATGGTCACGGAATTGATAAAATTGAAGAGAAAGAGATACATTTTGAAGGCAATGTTGGATGTTTGGAATCTGATGGAAAATCTGTACTGGAGATAGACAGGAAAGCAATGTTAAGTGAAGAGAATATAGACCTAGATCAAGCAGAACAGGACAGGGCTCTTGGAAATAAGGCATATGACCAGACAAACCTGAATAAGGACATGGGTGATCATGTTGATGGAATCGTAAGTACAGGTTCAACTGACACCAAAGCAGATTTAGAAAAATATTGTTATGATAAAGCCACACCCCTAAGTAGTATGGAGGTGGACAGCAATTTTCTACCACAAGAAACAGACTCAACTGATATCAAAGCAGATTTAGAGAAAGACGGTGAAGATGACCCCACAACCCAAATTAATTGGGAGGTGGACAGCAATTTTCTACCACAAGCAACAGATTCAACTGATATCAAAGCAGACTTAGACAAAGACAGTGAAGATGACCCCACaacccaaattaatttggaggtGGACAGCAATTTTCTACCACAAGCAACAGATTCAACTGATATCAAAGCAGATTTAGAGAAAGACAGTGAAGATGACCCCACaacccaaattaatttggagatGGACAGCAATTTTCTACCACAAGCAACAGATTCAACTGATATCAAAGCAGATTTAGAGAAAGACAGTGAAGATGACCCCACaacccaaattaatttggaggtGGACAGCAATTTTCTACCACAAGCAACAGATTCAACTGATATCAAAGCAGATTTAGAGAAAGACAGTGAAGATGACCCCACAACCCAAATTAATTGGGAG ATGGACAGCAATTTTCTACCACAAGCAACAGATTCAACTGATATCAAAGCAGATTTAGAGAAAGACAGTGAAGATGACCCCACAACCCAAATTAATTGGGAGGTGGACACCAATTTTCTACCACAAGCAACAGATTTAACTGATATCAAAGCAGATTTAGAGAAAGACAGTGAAGATGACCCCACAACCCAAATTAATTGGGAGGTGGACACCAATTTTCTACCACAAGCAACAGATTCAGCTGATATCAAAGAAGATTTAGAGAAAGACAGTGAAGATGACCCCACAACCCAAATTAATTGGGAG GTGGACAGCAATTTTCTACCACAACCAACAGATTCAACTGATATCAAAGCAGATTTAGAGAAAGACAGTGAAGATGACCCCACAACCCAAATTAATTGGGAGGTGGACACCAATTTTCTACCACAAGAAACAGATTCAACTGATATCAAAGCAGATTTAGAGAAAGACAGTGAAGATGACCCCACaacccaaattaatttggagatGGACAGCAATTTTCTACCACAAGCAACAGATTCAACTGATATCAAAGCAGATTTAGAGAAAGACAGTGAAGATGACCCCACaacccaaattaatttggagatGGACAGCAATTTTCTACCACAAGCAACAGATTCAACTGATATCAAAGCAGATTTAGAGAAAGACAGTGAAGATGACCCCACaacccaaattaatttggaggcGGAGAGCAAGTTTCTACCACAAGAAACAGATTCAACTGATATCAAAGCAGATTTAGAGAAAGACAGTGAAGATGACCCCACaacccaaattaatttggaggcGGACAGCAATTTTCTGCCACAGCAAGGAACTATAGAATGTGAGGAATTCATGGAGCCAAAGAGTCATGCCAGCTGTGACAGTGAAACAAACCTtgtcaatcctgttaatatcaACAGTGAAGAAAGCTCAGGGAATTTGTCAGACAATGAGGAAGGTATCAGAAAAGAATCATTTGTTGAGAACTTCACGATATCATCATATGGGCAGTCACCATCCACTGAAAATGACAACACCAGTGAGATATTACATTCACAAACTGTGACTTCAGACGAAGGGTCAGAAAAAGTGCTGAAAAGTGAGGTAACGGAAATGCGTCCTGAGCAGAAAGAGGAGGATGGCGAGAACTCATCCATGCTAACAAATGTGGATTTCAACGATGATCTCTCATTGCACAGTGAGATCACAAGCATCGCAGAAGTTCTAGAACATACTGCCATATCAGACTTAGAGGATTCGTACAGTTCTGAAGATGACTCACCCAATGCCAGTCAGTCATTAAAATCTATCAATCAGGAGGACATCTCTGAAAATCACAAAGAGAAGGAAACAATGACATGTTCTGTGAATGATTCTGGATTAATAGGAGGGACAGAGAAGCATTTTCCAAAATTATCCAGCACCTCTATAGAAAATGCCTGGGGCAGCAGTGATCACATCCAAGATGATAAGAGGGGGATTCTAGGCACAGATTTAAAGGCATCTGaccagtttatccaaagtgacgaaaacataaaagaatacttttcatACAccgagcaaaaatatggagagTCAAAAGCTTCGGAACAGCAAAATGGAAACGATCATGATAGTGAAACAAAGGAAGATGAGATCTTCACAGCAGAAGTTGAGGGACTTCCCCGAATACATGAAAAATGCACAGAGTTGTTCAGCGCCACTCTTAATGAAGAGTTCTGGAATTCTAATGGAAAGATGGGAGCCTTCTTTCATCCACAGGAGTGTGGGAATTCGGAATGCGTTCACACGCACCCTAATCAGAACGCGGAAAATACAGAGAACATGCTAGAAACAAAACAATGCACAGAATTAAGACTAAAGGAGGCTCAATCACACGGTCTACCAGTGCAAGAGCAGATCCCGGCTCACATCGAGCAGCTATTGTACGAAAACATGGAAAGAGACAAGAAACATTCTGAAGAATCTCTGGAAGAGGAAgactcctggtctggtggagaAGATTAG